One Rissa tridactyla isolate bRisTri1 chromosome 1, bRisTri1.patW.cur.20221130, whole genome shotgun sequence DNA segment encodes these proteins:
- the LOC128904330 gene encoding neuronal acetylcholine receptor subunit alpha-10: MEPGARPLLALCLAGCLLAPGCRGAQGRFAYKLLHDLFANYSSALRPVEDTDRALNVTLQVTLSQIIDMDERNQVLTSYLWVRQAWLDAHLAWDKDAYGGIDSIRIPSSYVWRPDIILYNNADDRFGGSVETNVVLRSDGHIMWDSPAITKSSCKVDVSYFPFDGQRCRLTFGSWTYNGNQIDLRNRLDTGDLTDFVENVEWEVLGMPATRNVITYGCCSEPYPDVTYTLLLRRRASFYIFNLLLPCIMVSFLAPLGFYLPADSGEKVSLGVTVLLALTVFQLLVAESMPPSESVPLIGKYYIATMTMITASTALTIFIMNVHHCGPGARPVPTWARWLILHHMARLCCVYEVGESCKSPRQVPGRRAGREDTGGPGESPMEGEVGAEAGGCPRDRCLCHHDDLLRNVGYIAGCFRRHRASQRRTGEWKKVAKVMDRFFMWVFFLMVVLMSVLVLGNAA, encoded by the exons ATGGAGCCTGGAGCTCGCCCACTGCTCGCCCTCTGCCTGGCCGGCTGCCTCCTGGCCCCGG GCTGCCGGGGGGCACAGGGCAGGTTCGCCTACAAGCTGCTGCATGACCTCTTCGCCAACTACTCCAGCGCCCTGCGCCCTGTGGAGGACACAGACCGCGCCTTAAACGTCACCCTCCAGGTCACCCTTTCCCAGATCATCGACATG gacgAGAggaaccaggtcctcacctcctacctgtgggtccgtcaggcctggctggacgcccacctcgcctgggacaaggacgcttacggcggcatcgacagcatccgcatccccagcagctacgtctggcggccggACATCATTCTCTACAACAA cgccGACGACCGCTTTGGtggctcggtggagaccaacgtggtgctgcgctccgacgggcacatcatgtgggactcgcccgccatcaccaagagctcctgcaaggtggatgtctcctacttcccctttgacgggcagcggtgccgcctcacctttggctcctggacctacaacgggaaccagatcgacctccgcaaccggctggacaccggggacctgacggacttcgtggagaacgtggagtgggaGGTGCTGGGCATGCCGGCCACGAGGAACGTCATCACCTATggctgctgctccgagccctACCCCGATGTCACCTACAccctgctcctccgccgccgcgcctccttctaCATCTTCaacctgctcctgccctgcatcatggtctccttcctggcacccctCGGCTTCTACCTGCCGGCCGACTCCGGGGAGAAGGTCTCGCTGGGGGTGAcggtgctgctggccctcactgtcttccagctgctggtggcggagagcatgcCGCCCTCGGAGAGCGTCCCACTCAtcg ggaagtactacatcgccaccatgaccatgatcacggcctccaccgcgctgaccatcttcatcatgaacgtccaccactgtGGCCCGGGGGCCCGTCCTGTTCCcacctgggccaggtggctcatcctccaccacatggcccggctctgctgtgtctacgaagtgggcgagagctgcaagagcccccggcAGGTGCcgggcaggcgggcgggcagggaggacactggggggccgggggagagccccatggaaggggaggtgggtgctgaggcagggggctgtccccgggaccgctgcctgtgccaccacgatgacctgctgaggaacgtgggctacatCGCCGGCTGCTTCCGGCGCCACCGagcctcccagcgccggaccggcgagtggaagaaggtggccaaggtgatggaccgcttcttcatgtgggtcttcttcctcatggtcgtcctcatgagtgtgctggtcctgggcaatgctgcctga